The Haploplasma axanthum region TAAATAAAGTAGTTCCAAGCTATTGGAAGTTTTCAAATAAACATCGTCATAAATATCAAAGTGTTGCAAATCTTGCTAATAGCAAAATTAATTTTGGAGCAAAAGAATTATATGAATATGGGTTAGAATTTACTCAAGCGGCAAACCGTGTTAATTATATTTTAAGAAAAGACAAACTTAGGGTTTTAGAAATAGCAAAAGACTTTAATGATTTACCAATTAATAGTAGCCTAGATTTAAAATTTAGAGCAAGAGATATCTTAACAACAACTAATCGCAAAGCAGGAGCATGGGTTAATAATTTAATAACAGATATGGTTAATCAAGTTTTAGATAAGAAACTTAAAAATGACTATAATGAGTTAAAGGAATATGTTATAGCCAATCATGAAAGATTTTAGGTGATAATAATGGAAGAAAAAATAAAATTAATAGCAAAGATTGATAATGCTAATCAGGGACAACATTTTTGTAATATTACAGTTTTAGATAAAAATAAAAAAGCTTTTAATATTAAGTTGGATCGGGATGTTTTATCTAGTCTTGTTATTGGAAAAGCATATGTTTTTGAAGTTTCAAAAACAATGAAAGAAGAAAAAGAAGTTTTAAATTTTGAAAATGCAAAATTAATTGAAGATGTTTTAACGGATAAAGAACTTAATGAACTTTTACCACTTTTTTATAACTATGCACCAATTTCACATAAAGAGTTGAAAAAAGGAATAGAAGATCATTTAAATAAAATAGAGAATAAAAAGATAAAAGCAATAACTCTAGAACTATACGAAAAATATAAAAATGAATTTTATTTACATTCAGCAGCAACGAAGTTCCATCATGCATATGTTGGAGGATTAGCACACCATACACTAACTATGTTAAAGCTAGCAACGCCTTTTACTGAGGTTTATAGATACTTAAACAAAGATTTACTGTATGCAGGAATAATCCTTCATGATATGGCAAAAATTGATGAAATAACAGGCGCAGATGGTGAATATACAGTTGAAGGACAATTGTTAGGACATTTAGTAATGATTGCTCTTGAAATTGAAAAAGTAGCATCGAAATTAGGAATTGAAAAATCAGAAGAAGTGCTATTGTTAAAACACATTGTTGTTTCACACCACGGATTACTTAATTTCGGTTCACCAAAGAAACCTCAAACTGGAGAAGCATTACTTATTTGGTTCTTAGATACTATTGATTCTAAGTTTACTCCACTTGGAGAAGCATATAAAGAAACAAATGAAGGTGAATTCACTAATTTACTTCAAGTAATGGATAGAATGAAGTTTTATAAAAATAAAATATGATATTAACTAAAGATGAAATAAAAAATTCACTAGAATATAAAGAAAAGAAAAGACTTAGTTTATTATTTGGTAGTATATTAGTTATTACATTTTTACTTTTTTTAGGTATTTTCATTTATTTATTTTTTGTAATAAAAGATATAAACTTTGAAAAAGCAATACTAATATCCGTTTTAGGATTCATGATAACAATCATTTTCTATATACCATTCTCTATCAACTTTTATAAAAAGATATTCAGTAAGGTAAGAAAGTTAGTTAAGGATTATAATAAATACGAAATAATTGAAATAGTTCTTAATGAACCTATTGAAGAAAAGTTTAATCAAGTTAGATTCTTTATTTCATTTACAGATTTAAAAGAAAATAAGAAAGAACTCTTATCGTCATGGTTTCCAGTTCTAAAACTTACTGAGGGTAAGGTTAATTATGAGTCTTTTAAAGGTAAGAAGGCTTTAATTGGTTATGATAATGACAGTGATGAAATGATTATGGTTCGTATTTTAATTCAATAAGTAAATATCAAATTAATGAAGAGGTTTTTTTTAAATTAATTTCCTAGTGCATTTAGTACTAGGATTTTTTTAATTTTACAGATAGCAAATAATGTTGAAAATAAAATATAAAGAGATTGATTTGAGTTCTTACAAGGTATTTATATATAATAACAGAATAAGAAAACATATTAACTGTTTTCAAAGACTTAAATAATGATTATTTTTCAAAATCAAGCAAATGCGAAAAAAATAAAAAAATACGCAAATGCGTCAAATAGTGATATAATTATATTGTAGGTAAAAGAGGTGAAAAAATGAGACAGGATGTTGTCCGTATTTTTATGGAGAGATTCAATAATTATGAAGAGATTAGTAAGGAACAAATAAGAATTTTTTTGTTAGAGTTCTATCCAGCAATGAAAGATACGAGTTTTAGATGGAATTTATATAAGTTGAAGAATGCTGGATATATCACTAAACTTTCAGATCAAAAATATAAAGTAAATATTGAAAGGAAAAAGATAAAGTATACAATTCAAAACAAGCAAATAGAGATTTATGAAATGGCTCAAAAGTTTAATCAAAGAGTATTATTGGATTCTAAATATTATAGAAGAGATTATCAAGAAATGCTGAATATTTCCATCTGGGAAAGTACTATCTTAAACGAGTTTACAACACACCAAACCTTGACTCAGTATGTCTTTATTGAACTTAATAAATATAGAATAGAAGAATTCTTTTTTTATTTAAAAGAACATGCAAATGAATGGTATGTCACAAGAGATTATAAAAATGAACAGTATCAATTAGAATCAGAAAACAAGGTGATTATATTGCTACCACTAGTTAGTAGAGCTCCTTTGGAAAAGGAAAATTTAAATCAAAAATTCTATGTAACTGTTCCGAAAATTGAAAAGGTTCTTGTTGACATTTTTCACGAAAAGAAACTATTTAACTGGTATGATCGGTATAATTTAAAGGAAATTTATATCAATGTATATGAAAAGTACAATATCGATTTTACCACACTTCTGTATTATGCTAGAAATAGGGGAAAAAGAAGTGAAATGATAGAATTCATTAATTCGATATGGGGAGAAGAATTTGTATGATAAAAAAAGAAACATTTGATTTGAATTGGATTATGACATTTAATGGAAAACCTCAAAGAGCAAATCCTGAAATTATTGAAAAAGAGATATATGCATTAAAATTATTAGAATTACTGCTAGAGAGCAAATTGGATTT contains the following coding sequences:
- a CDS encoding DUF6577 family protein — translated: MRQDVVRIFMERFNNYEEISKEQIRIFLLEFYPAMKDTSFRWNLYKLKNAGYITKLSDQKYKVNIERKKIKYTIQNKQIEIYEMAQKFNQRVLLDSKYYRRDYQEMLNISIWESTILNEFTTHQTLTQYVFIELNKYRIEEFFFYLKEHANEWYVTRDYKNEQYQLESENKVIILLPLVSRAPLEKENLNQKFYVTVPKIEKVLVDIFHEKKLFNWYDRYNLKEIYINVYEKYNIDFTTLLYYARNRGKRSEMIEFINSIWGEEFV
- a CDS encoding HD domain-containing protein, producing MEEKIKLIAKIDNANQGQHFCNITVLDKNKKAFNIKLDRDVLSSLVIGKAYVFEVSKTMKEEKEVLNFENAKLIEDVLTDKELNELLPLFYNYAPISHKELKKGIEDHLNKIENKKIKAITLELYEKYKNEFYLHSAATKFHHAYVGGLAHHTLTMLKLATPFTEVYRYLNKDLLYAGIILHDMAKIDEITGADGEYTVEGQLLGHLVMIALEIEKVASKLGIEKSEEVLLLKHIVVSHHGLLNFGSPKKPQTGEALLIWFLDTIDSKFTPLGEAYKETNEGEFTNLLQVMDRMKFYKNKI